In Kocuria turfanensis, a single genomic region encodes these proteins:
- a CDS encoding alpha/beta fold hydrolase translates to MTEQHTSQPAAGAPGATTTVQVAGRPVRIRLSGPEQAPPVVLLHGIGRSLEDWSAAHELLAQDHRVLSTDLPGFGLSPAGPEKPGLAAFARSVVGVLDAVGEDRPVHLMGNSLGGAVAMTVAAEHPERVASLLLANSAGFGREANVSPLPMVWAALSRLPVVGHRFRPLARAAAVRSNQNCFFDPALATPELLRHAAQVGSQPDFRATFVGTYRSIGLPVVGVLPGWRRALLERIRDSGLPVLVLWGDADAVLPAHHAEAAAAALPEARLHVFPDTGHMPQIERTAELVELAREFVASAEERRAAS, encoded by the coding sequence ATGACCGAGCAGCACACCTCGCAGCCCGCCGCCGGCGCACCGGGGGCCACGACGACGGTGCAGGTCGCCGGCCGGCCCGTGCGCATCCGCCTCTCCGGGCCGGAGCAGGCTCCGCCCGTGGTGCTGCTGCACGGGATCGGGCGCAGCCTCGAGGACTGGTCGGCCGCCCACGAGCTGCTCGCCCAGGACCACCGGGTGCTGAGCACCGATCTGCCCGGCTTCGGGCTGAGCCCCGCGGGCCCGGAGAAGCCGGGGCTCGCGGCGTTCGCCCGTTCCGTGGTCGGGGTGCTCGACGCGGTGGGCGAGGACCGCCCGGTGCACCTGATGGGCAACTCCCTGGGCGGAGCCGTGGCGATGACCGTGGCCGCGGAGCACCCGGAGCGGGTGGCGAGCCTGCTGCTGGCCAACAGCGCCGGGTTCGGCCGGGAGGCCAACGTCTCCCCGCTGCCGATGGTGTGGGCCGCGCTGTCCCGCCTGCCCGTGGTGGGCCACCGGTTCCGCCCGCTGGCCAGGGCCGCCGCGGTGCGCTCGAACCAGAACTGCTTCTTCGACCCGGCGCTGGCCACGCCCGAGCTCCTCCGGCACGCGGCGCAGGTGGGCTCCCAGCCGGACTTCCGGGCCACCTTCGTGGGCACCTACCGCAGCATCGGGCTGCCGGTGGTGGGTGTGCTGCCCGGCTGGCGCCGGGCCCTGCTGGAGAGGATCCGCGACTCCGGGCTGCCCGTGCTCGTGCTGTGGGGCGACGCCGACGCCGTGCTGCCCGCCCACCACGCCGAGGCCGCGGCCGCCGCCCTGCCCGAGGCCCGGCTGCACGTGTTCCCGGACACCGGGCACATGCCGCAGATCGAGCGGACCGCGGAGCTGGTGGAGCTGGCCCGGGAGTTCGTGGCCTCCGCCGAGGAGCGCCGCGCGGCCTCCTGA
- a CDS encoding phosphoadenylyl-sulfate reductase has product MTSTDTGTRPALRDEQQLRELAAAGAAALHAELDAEGRVPAAGEASTEEAIRWVAENFDLRNVTVACSMADAVLPALVAEQLPGVDVLFLETGYHFPETIGTRDAVAHMLDITVVDALPELTVAEQDEKHGKDLFARDPGLCCAIRKVAPLKKSLEGYEVWFTGVRRDESWTRTNAPMVTFDETHKLVKVNPMVRWTLDELVQWSQDHGIPTNPLMGEGYLSIGCAPCTRPTAPGEDPRAGRWAGRDKIECGIHL; this is encoded by the coding sequence ATGACCAGCACCGACACGGGCACCCGCCCCGCGCTGCGCGACGAGCAGCAGCTGCGCGAGCTCGCGGCGGCCGGCGCCGCCGCGCTGCACGCCGAGCTGGACGCCGAGGGCCGGGTGCCCGCCGCCGGCGAGGCGTCCACGGAGGAGGCGATCCGCTGGGTCGCGGAGAACTTCGACCTGCGCAACGTCACCGTGGCCTGCTCGATGGCCGACGCCGTGCTGCCCGCCCTCGTCGCCGAGCAGCTGCCCGGGGTGGACGTGCTCTTCCTGGAGACCGGCTACCACTTCCCGGAGACCATCGGCACCCGCGACGCCGTGGCGCACATGCTCGACATCACCGTGGTCGACGCCCTGCCGGAGCTCACCGTGGCCGAGCAGGACGAGAAGCACGGCAAGGACCTCTTCGCCCGCGACCCCGGCCTGTGCTGCGCGATCCGCAAGGTGGCGCCGCTCAAGAAGTCCCTCGAGGGCTACGAGGTCTGGTTCACCGGCGTGCGCCGCGACGAGTCCTGGACCCGCACCAACGCGCCCATGGTGACCTTCGACGAGACGCACAAGCTCGTCAAGGTCAACCCGATGGTCCGCTGGACCCTCGACGAGCTGGTCCAGTGGTCCCAGGACCACGGGATCCCGACGAACCCGCTGATGGGGGAGGGCTACCTCTCCATCGGCTGCGCCCCCTGCACCCGGCCCACCGCCCCGGGCGAGGACCCGCGCGCGGGCCGCTGGGCCGGCCGGGACAAGATCGAGTGCGGGATCCACCTGTGA
- a CDS encoding AraC family transcriptional regulator: MSVIRSAGLRGFRAAVAELGGDAEALADAAGLPRAALDTDDLLVPERAVGRVLETAALELACPDLGLRVAARQDPGVLGPLALAARHSETVRDALECVSRYLFVHAPSLELALVEDPYGARGVTAVRYGGHVPAARGGRGSPQGTDLGLGLLHRALTSLVGGRYGLRTVDLDHRPAAPLRVYEEFFGVPVRPGRPEVLLRIPTSTLARPLHGDAGVRQVALAFLDAQIPGAGSAWAPRVRGVLVQLLGTAAPELEAVARVLDLHPRTLQRRLAEEGTTFGAVLDEARRSAALRWLTTTEVPLSQIAGLVGLSESSALTRCARRWWGAPPREVRRGTARAG, encoded by the coding sequence ATGTCCGTCATCCGTTCCGCGGGACTGCGCGGCTTCCGCGCCGCCGTGGCCGAGCTCGGGGGCGACGCCGAGGCGCTCGCCGACGCCGCCGGCCTGCCCCGGGCCGCCCTGGACACCGACGACCTCCTGGTCCCGGAGCGGGCCGTCGGGCGGGTGCTGGAGACCGCCGCCCTGGAGCTTGCCTGCCCCGACCTGGGGCTGCGGGTCGCCGCCCGGCAGGACCCGGGCGTGCTCGGGCCGCTGGCGCTGGCCGCCCGCCACTCCGAGACGGTGCGCGACGCCCTGGAGTGCGTGTCCCGCTACCTCTTCGTGCACGCCCCCTCGCTCGAGCTCGCGCTGGTCGAGGACCCCTACGGCGCCCGCGGGGTGACGGCCGTGCGCTACGGCGGGCACGTCCCGGCGGCCCGGGGCGGGCGCGGCAGCCCGCAGGGCACCGACCTCGGGCTGGGACTGCTGCACCGGGCCCTCACCTCGCTGGTCGGCGGCCGCTACGGGCTGCGCACGGTCGACCTGGACCACCGCCCCGCCGCGCCGCTGCGGGTCTACGAGGAGTTCTTCGGCGTGCCGGTGCGCCCGGGCCGGCCCGAGGTCCTGCTGCGGATCCCCACGAGCACGCTCGCCCGGCCGCTGCACGGGGACGCCGGCGTGCGGCAGGTGGCGCTGGCCTTCCTCGACGCCCAGATCCCGGGGGCGGGCTCGGCGTGGGCGCCGCGGGTCCGCGGGGTGCTGGTGCAGCTGCTGGGCACCGCGGCCCCGGAGCTGGAGGCGGTGGCCCGCGTCCTGGACCTGCACCCCCGCACCCTCCAGCGCCGGCTGGCCGAGGAGGGCACCACCTTCGGCGCGGTCCTGGACGAGGCCCGGCGCAGCGCGGCCCTGCGCTGGCTCACCACCACCGAGGTCCCGCTGAGCCAGATCGCCGGGCTCGTGGGGCTGTCCGAGTCCTCGGCGCTGACCCGGTGCGCCCGCCGCTGGTGGGGCGCCCCGCCGCGGGAGGTGCGCCGCGGGACGGCCCGCGCCGGCTGA
- a CDS encoding VOC family protein, with protein sequence MTSTLSSVVVDCRDPAALARFWCAALGYVVHGEAEGYVGIAPAEGPGPHLDFLLVPEPRTAKNRLHLDLRAADTDQDGEVARLESLGARRVDVGQGPEVTWVVLADPEGNEFCVLADLEDD encoded by the coding sequence ATGACCAGCACCCTGTCCTCCGTCGTCGTCGACTGCCGCGACCCCGCGGCCCTGGCCCGCTTCTGGTGCGCCGCCCTGGGCTACGTGGTCCACGGCGAGGCCGAGGGCTACGTGGGGATCGCCCCCGCCGAGGGCCCGGGCCCGCACCTGGACTTCCTGCTCGTCCCGGAGCCGAGGACCGCCAAGAACCGGCTGCACCTCGACCTCCGGGCGGCGGACACCGACCAGGACGGGGAGGTGGCCCGCCTGGAGTCCCTCGGCGCGCGCCGGGTGGACGTGGGGCAGGGCCCCGAGGTGACGTGGGTGGTGCTGGCCGACCCGGAGGGCAACGAGTTCTGCGTGCTGGCCGACCTCGAGGACGACTGA
- a CDS encoding flavin-containing monooxygenase, with protein MSASFPTPENPAGAEHRDVVVVGAGLSGIGAAYRLQTECPGLSYAVLEARDGMGGTWDLFRYPGVRSDSDMFTLGYSFKPWRDPQSIADGPSILAYIRETAEEFGIDRHIRYRTKVVSADWSSADARWTLGLEERDDEGGLRRRTMTCSFLYSCAGYYDYERGHDPVLPGIEEFGGRVVHPQFWPEELDWSGQRVVVIGSGATAVTLVPAMAADAASVTMLQRSPTWISAVPGRDRRADALRRALPPGPAHRLIRTKNILFSTAVYQFCRRRPAAAREYFTSRAARILGSEELVAEHFTPSYDPWDQRLCAVPNADLFKALRRGRADVVTDTIDTFVPEGIRLSSGRVLEADVVVTATGLRLLPFGGIAPTVDGAPVELSEQFVWNGAMLTGVPNFALCIGYTNASWTLRADLTHRLVCKVLQHLERHDAAAAVPKAAPGMTEHPLLDLSSGYVRRSIDAFPRQGDRHPWRVRQNYLLDSATTLRTPLSRTLDLIPRPAARPAAAPQETHA; from the coding sequence ATGTCAGCCTCTTTCCCCACCCCCGAGAACCCCGCCGGGGCGGAGCACCGCGACGTCGTGGTCGTCGGCGCGGGCCTGTCCGGCATCGGCGCGGCCTACCGCCTGCAGACCGAGTGCCCCGGCCTGTCCTACGCCGTCCTGGAGGCGCGCGACGGGATGGGCGGGACCTGGGACCTGTTCCGCTATCCCGGCGTCCGCTCCGATTCCGACATGTTCACCCTGGGCTACTCCTTCAAGCCCTGGCGGGACCCGCAGTCCATCGCCGACGGCCCGTCGATCCTCGCCTACATCCGCGAGACGGCCGAGGAGTTCGGCATCGACCGGCACATCCGCTACCGCACCAAGGTGGTCTCGGCCGACTGGTCCTCCGCGGACGCCCGGTGGACGCTGGGCCTCGAGGAGCGCGACGACGAGGGTGGGCTCCGGCGGCGCACGATGACGTGCTCCTTCCTGTACTCCTGCGCCGGGTACTACGACTACGAGCGGGGGCACGACCCCGTCCTGCCCGGGATCGAGGAGTTCGGGGGCCGGGTGGTGCACCCGCAGTTCTGGCCCGAGGAGCTGGACTGGAGCGGGCAGCGGGTGGTGGTGATCGGCAGCGGTGCCACGGCGGTGACCCTCGTGCCGGCCATGGCCGCGGACGCGGCGAGCGTGACGATGCTGCAGCGCTCCCCCACCTGGATCAGCGCCGTGCCCGGCCGGGACCGGCGCGCCGACGCCCTGCGCCGGGCCCTGCCCCCGGGACCGGCCCACCGGCTGATCCGGACGAAGAACATCCTGTTCAGCACGGCCGTCTACCAGTTCTGCCGGCGCCGCCCGGCCGCGGCGCGGGAGTACTTCACGTCCCGGGCCGCGCGCATCCTCGGCTCGGAGGAGCTCGTGGCCGAGCACTTCACCCCGTCCTACGACCCCTGGGACCAGCGGCTGTGCGCCGTGCCGAACGCGGACCTGTTCAAGGCCCTGCGGCGGGGCCGGGCGGACGTGGTCACCGACACGATCGACACGTTCGTGCCCGAGGGGATCCGGTTGAGCAGCGGCCGGGTCCTGGAGGCCGACGTGGTGGTCACCGCCACGGGGCTGAGGCTGCTGCCCTTCGGCGGGATCGCCCCGACCGTGGACGGCGCCCCGGTGGAGCTGTCGGAGCAGTTCGTCTGGAACGGCGCCATGCTCACGGGCGTGCCCAACTTCGCCCTGTGCATCGGCTACACCAACGCCTCATGGACGCTGCGGGCCGACCTGACGCACCGTCTGGTCTGCAAGGTGCTCCAGCACCTGGAGCGCCACGACGCCGCCGCCGCGGTGCCCAAGGCCGCCCCGGGCATGACCGAGCACCCGCTGCTGGACCTCAGCTCCGGCTACGTCCGGCGCTCGATCGACGCGTTCCCCCGCCAGGGCGACCGCCACCCGTGGCGGGTGCGGCAGAACTACCTGCTGGACTCGGCGACCACCCTGCGCACGCCGCTGTCCCGGACCCTCGACCTGATCCCCCGCCCCGCCGCCCGCCCCGCGGCCGCACCCCAGGAGACCCACGCATGA
- the cysD gene encoding sulfate adenylyltransferase subunit CysD, with amino-acid sequence MTTPSTAPAPAEAGVHSSLDALEAESIHILREVVAEFDRPAMLFSGGKDSVVMLHLAAKAFWPGRIPFPVLHVDTGHNFPEVLDFRDRTVERLGIRLVVASVQDYIDDGRLLERADGTRNPLQTVPLLDAIADNRFDAVFGGGRRDEDKARAKERILSLRDEFGQWDPRNQRPELWNLYNGRHTAGQHVRAFPISNWTELDIWRYIERENIELPPIYYAHEREVFRRDGMWMAVGEFSAPSAAEPVERRSVRYRTVGDMSCTGAVLSDAGTVADVVAEVAVSTLTERGATRADDRISEAAMEDRKKDGYF; translated from the coding sequence GTGACCACCCCCAGCACCGCCCCGGCCCCCGCGGAGGCCGGCGTGCACAGCAGCCTCGACGCGCTCGAGGCCGAGTCCATCCACATCCTGCGCGAGGTCGTGGCCGAGTTCGACCGCCCCGCCATGCTGTTCTCCGGCGGGAAGGACTCGGTGGTCATGCTCCACCTGGCCGCCAAGGCCTTCTGGCCGGGCCGGATCCCCTTCCCCGTGCTGCACGTGGACACCGGGCACAACTTCCCCGAGGTCCTCGACTTCCGGGACCGCACCGTGGAGCGGCTGGGCATCCGCCTGGTCGTGGCGTCCGTGCAGGACTACATCGACGACGGCCGGCTGCTCGAGCGCGCCGACGGGACCCGCAACCCGCTGCAGACCGTCCCGCTGCTGGACGCCATCGCGGACAACCGGTTCGACGCCGTGTTCGGCGGCGGCCGCCGCGACGAGGACAAGGCCCGGGCCAAGGAGCGGATCCTGTCCCTGCGCGACGAGTTCGGCCAGTGGGACCCGCGCAACCAGCGGCCCGAGCTGTGGAACCTCTACAACGGCCGGCACACCGCCGGCCAGCACGTCCGGGCGTTCCCCATCAGCAACTGGACCGAGCTGGACATCTGGCGCTACATCGAGCGGGAGAACATCGAGCTGCCGCCGATCTACTACGCCCACGAGCGCGAGGTGTTCCGCCGCGACGGGATGTGGATGGCCGTGGGCGAGTTCTCCGCCCCCTCCGCCGCGGAGCCGGTCGAGCGGCGCAGCGTGCGCTACCGCACCGTGGGGGACATGTCCTGCACCGGGGCGGTGCTCTCCGACGCCGGCACCGTGGCCGACGTGGTGGCCGAGGTCGCCGTGTCCACGCTGACCGAGCGCGGGGCCACCCGCGCGGACGACAGGATCTCCGAGGCCGCCATGGAG
- a CDS encoding nitrite/sulfite reductase yields the protein MTQTTRAPRAARKPKPEGQWKVDGRDPLNPNEVFKQADDGLNVRTRIEEVYSREGFDSIDPQDLHGRFRWWGLYTQRRPGIDGGRTGSLSDAEIEDKYFMMRVRLDGGALTREQLRVLGQISADFARDSADITDRQNIQYHWIRVEDVPEIWRRLEDAGLDTIEACGDVPRVILGSPLAGIAADEIIDPTPVIERIKSTWIGSPEFSNLPRKYKTAITGHPSLDVVHEINDCALVGVVHPELGPGYDLWVGGALSVVPFLGKRLGAFVTEEQAPEVWKGVTSIFRDYGYRRLRNRARLKFLVQDWGPEKFRQVLQDEYLGYELADGPAPEKAATPGDHIGVHRQKDGRFYIGVAPRVGRVSGAKLLALADVMARYGSDRLRTTPHQKLVVLDIEEADVESVVADLDALDLQARPSAFRRSTVACTGIEYCKLAIVETKQTASDTIDELERRLDGVELPHPISMHVNGCPNSCARIQTADIGLKGQLLPTEDGGQKPGYQVHLGGGLAADDRAEAGLGRTVRGLKVFQDDLADYVEKLVRRFLAQRTENETFAEWTHRVEESELA from the coding sequence ATGACACAGACGACGCGCGCGCCCCGTGCCGCCCGGAAGCCGAAGCCCGAGGGGCAGTGGAAGGTCGACGGCCGGGATCCCCTGAACCCGAACGAGGTCTTCAAGCAGGCCGACGACGGGCTCAACGTGCGCACCCGGATCGAGGAGGTCTACTCCCGGGAGGGCTTCGACTCGATCGACCCCCAGGACCTGCACGGGCGGTTCCGCTGGTGGGGGCTCTACACCCAGCGCCGGCCGGGCATCGACGGCGGCCGGACGGGGTCCCTGTCCGACGCCGAGATCGAGGACAAGTACTTCATGATGCGCGTCCGGCTCGACGGCGGGGCGCTGACCCGTGAGCAGCTGCGCGTGCTCGGGCAGATCTCGGCGGACTTCGCCCGGGACTCGGCCGACATCACGGACCGGCAGAACATCCAGTACCACTGGATCCGCGTGGAGGACGTCCCGGAGATCTGGCGGCGGCTCGAGGACGCCGGCCTGGACACGATCGAGGCCTGCGGCGACGTCCCGCGCGTGATCCTGGGCTCCCCGCTGGCCGGGATCGCCGCGGACGAGATCATCGACCCCACCCCGGTGATCGAGCGGATCAAGTCCACCTGGATCGGTTCCCCGGAGTTCTCCAACCTGCCGCGCAAGTACAAGACCGCGATCACCGGCCACCCGTCCCTGGACGTGGTGCACGAGATCAACGACTGCGCCCTCGTGGGCGTGGTCCACCCCGAGCTCGGTCCCGGCTACGACCTGTGGGTCGGCGGCGCGCTGTCCGTGGTGCCGTTCCTCGGCAAGCGCCTGGGCGCCTTCGTGACCGAGGAACAGGCCCCGGAGGTCTGGAAGGGCGTCACCAGCATCTTCCGCGACTACGGCTACCGGCGGCTGCGCAACCGTGCCCGGCTGAAGTTCCTGGTCCAGGACTGGGGGCCCGAGAAGTTCCGCCAGGTGCTCCAGGACGAGTACCTCGGCTACGAGCTCGCGGACGGCCCGGCGCCGGAGAAGGCCGCCACCCCGGGCGACCACATCGGCGTGCACCGGCAGAAGGACGGCCGGTTCTACATCGGCGTGGCCCCGCGCGTGGGCCGCGTCTCCGGGGCGAAGCTGCTGGCCCTGGCCGACGTGATGGCCAGGTACGGCTCCGACCGGCTGCGCACCACCCCGCACCAGAAGCTCGTGGTCCTCGACATCGAGGAGGCCGACGTGGAGAGCGTGGTCGCCGACCTCGACGCCCTGGACCTGCAGGCGCGGCCCTCCGCGTTCCGCCGCTCCACGGTGGCGTGCACCGGCATCGAGTACTGCAAGCTGGCGATCGTCGAGACCAAGCAGACCGCCTCGGACACCATCGACGAGCTCGAGCGGCGGCTCGACGGCGTGGAGCTGCCGCACCCCATCTCGATGCACGTCAACGGCTGCCCCAACTCGTGCGCCCGGATCCAGACCGCGGACATCGGGCTCAAGGGCCAGCTTCTGCCCACCGAGGACGGCGGGCAGAAGCCCGGCTACCAGGTGCACCTGGGCGGCGGACTCGCCGCCGACGACCGGGCCGAGGCCGGGCTGGGGCGGACCGTGCGCGGCCTGAAGGTGTTCCAGGACGACCTGGCCGACTACGTCGAGAAGCTGGTCCGGCGCTTCCTGGCCCAGCGCACCGAGAACGAGACCTTCGCCGAGTGGACCCACCGGGTCGAGGAGAGTGAACTCGCATGA
- a CDS encoding NCS2 family permease yields MASSASVPTETPSRPPRNGLDRFFRISERGSSVTSEVRGGVATFIAMSYIVVLNPLILGYGPDGAGNTLGAERVAAVTALVAGVMTILMGLVARSPFAIATGLGVNAFLAVTIVTTPELTWPQVMGLVVWAGVIMFVLVLTGFRTAVFNAVPPSLKTAIVVGIGLFIALIGFVNAGFVRRIPDAAGTTVPVQLGDGGTLLGWPMLTFVVGLLLTLALMVRNVRGAILIAVVLTTVLAHVLEAVFPSGSSAENPTGWSLVVPSAPTSFVALPDLSLVGAVAPLEAFRSLGALAALLLVFTILLSIFFDAMGTMVGLSQQAGLVGRNGQIENVDRVLLVDAAGAIAGGAGSVSSNQIFVESSTGIADGARTGLANVVTGALFLLATFITPLVNVVPFEAVAPAMVVVGFLMAKQVVRIEWEDWGLAVPSFLTFAVMPFTYSIADGIGAGFVSYVFIRLVQGRAREVHPLMYVVAAAFVVFFGKGVVEGWLA; encoded by the coding sequence ATGGCATCCTCCGCCTCCGTTCCCACGGAGACCCCTTCCCGTCCACCGCGCAACGGCCTGGACCGCTTCTTCAGGATCAGCGAGCGCGGCTCCTCCGTGACGAGCGAGGTCCGCGGCGGCGTGGCCACGTTCATCGCGATGAGCTACATCGTGGTCCTCAATCCGCTGATCCTCGGCTACGGCCCGGACGGCGCGGGGAACACCCTCGGCGCCGAGCGGGTCGCGGCCGTCACCGCCCTCGTGGCCGGCGTGATGACCATCCTGATGGGCCTCGTGGCCCGCTCGCCGTTCGCGATCGCCACCGGCCTGGGGGTGAATGCGTTCCTGGCGGTGACGATCGTGACCACCCCCGAGCTCACCTGGCCGCAGGTGATGGGCCTGGTCGTGTGGGCCGGCGTGATCATGTTCGTCCTGGTGCTCACCGGCTTCCGCACGGCGGTGTTCAACGCCGTGCCGCCGTCGCTGAAGACCGCGATCGTCGTGGGCATCGGGCTGTTCATCGCCCTGATCGGCTTCGTGAACGCCGGCTTCGTGCGCCGCATCCCGGACGCCGCCGGCACCACCGTGCCCGTGCAGCTCGGCGACGGCGGGACGCTGCTGGGCTGGCCCATGCTCACCTTCGTCGTCGGCCTGCTGCTGACCCTGGCCCTCATGGTGCGCAACGTCCGCGGCGCGATCCTGATCGCCGTGGTCCTCACCACGGTCCTCGCCCACGTGCTGGAGGCGGTCTTCCCGTCCGGCTCCTCGGCGGAGAACCCCACCGGGTGGTCGCTCGTGGTCCCCTCGGCCCCCACCTCCTTCGTGGCCCTCCCGGACCTCTCGCTCGTGGGCGCGGTCGCCCCGCTGGAGGCGTTCCGGAGCCTCGGGGCCCTCGCGGCGCTGCTGCTGGTCTTCACGATCCTGCTCTCGATCTTCTTCGACGCGATGGGCACCATGGTGGGGCTCTCCCAGCAGGCCGGCCTGGTGGGCCGCAACGGGCAGATCGAGAACGTGGACCGGGTGCTGCTCGTGGACGCCGCGGGCGCGATCGCGGGCGGCGCGGGTTCCGTGTCCTCCAACCAGATCTTCGTGGAGTCCTCCACCGGCATCGCCGACGGCGCCCGCACCGGCCTGGCCAACGTGGTCACCGGCGCGCTGTTCCTGCTCGCGACGTTCATCACGCCCCTGGTCAACGTGGTGCCGTTCGAGGCCGTCGCCCCGGCCATGGTCGTGGTCGGCTTCCTCATGGCCAAGCAGGTGGTGCGCATCGAGTGGGAGGACTGGGGCCTGGCCGTGCCGTCCTTCCTGACCTTCGCGGTGATGCCCTTCACCTACTCGATCGCCGACGGCATCGGGGCCGGCTTCGTCTCCTACGTCTTCATCCGCCTCGTGCAGGGCCGGGCCCGGGAGGTCCACCCGCTGATGTACGTGGTGGCCGCGGCCTTCGTGGTGTTCTTCGGCAAGGGCGTGGTGGAGGGCTGGCTCGCCTGA
- a CDS encoding YchJ family protein, whose translation MIDDDARCPCGTGESYGACCGRFHRGRAAPTAELLMRSRFSAFAAGDEAYLLATWHPGTRPASVTLDPDVRWYRLDVHAADGGGPFGSEGRVEFSAHWRDGSGARGRQRESSRFVREGGRWFYVDGTPA comes from the coding sequence ATGATCGACGACGACGCCCGCTGCCCCTGCGGCACCGGTGAGAGCTACGGCGCGTGCTGCGGGCGCTTCCACCGCGGCCGCGCCGCACCGACCGCCGAGCTGCTGATGCGCTCCCGGTTCAGCGCCTTCGCCGCCGGGGACGAGGCCTACCTGCTGGCCACCTGGCACCCCGGCACCCGTCCCGCCTCCGTGACGCTGGACCCGGACGTGCGCTGGTACCGGCTCGACGTGCACGCCGCCGACGGCGGCGGGCCCTTCGGGAGCGAGGGCCGGGTGGAGTTCAGCGCCCACTGGCGCGACGGCTCCGGGGCGCGCGGCCGGCAGCGGGAGAGCTCCCGGTTCGTGCGCGAGGGCGGCCGCTGGTTCTACGTGGACGGCACCCCCGCCTGA
- a CDS encoding SDR family NAD(P)-dependent oxidoreductase: MSPSAPFRFPGATAVLTGAAGGIGEQLAHGLAARGAHLVLLDRDEPGLEGVAGTIRRRHPEVRVRTVVADLAELSALPAVADRILAEHPRIDLLVNNAGVALGGTFEQVSAEEFDWLMDINFRAPVILTRRLLPALLATPGSHLVNLSSLFGLIAPPGQVAYSASKYAVRGFTEGLRHELAGRVGVTVVHPGGVRTRIAESARTPAGVPAEQAAAGRESFAALLSYPAERAAADILEAVERRRGRLLVAPSAVLPDLAARLFPGTYWPVLQRARPLLQRLSRRRRRA; the protein is encoded by the coding sequence GTGTCCCCCTCCGCCCCCTTCCGCTTTCCCGGCGCCACCGCGGTGCTCACCGGCGCCGCCGGCGGCATCGGCGAGCAGCTGGCCCACGGCCTCGCCGCCCGCGGCGCCCACCTGGTGCTCCTCGACCGGGACGAGCCCGGGCTCGAGGGCGTCGCCGGCACGATCCGCCGGCGGCACCCGGAGGTGCGGGTGCGCACCGTCGTGGCGGACCTGGCCGAGCTCTCCGCGCTGCCCGCCGTCGCCGACCGGATCCTCGCCGAGCACCCGCGCATCGACCTGCTGGTGAACAACGCCGGCGTGGCCCTCGGCGGCACCTTCGAGCAGGTCTCCGCCGAGGAGTTCGACTGGCTCATGGACATCAACTTCCGGGCCCCGGTGATCCTCACCCGCCGGCTGCTGCCCGCCCTGCTCGCCACCCCCGGCAGCCACCTGGTCAACCTCTCGAGCCTGTTCGGGCTCATCGCCCCGCCCGGGCAGGTGGCCTACTCCGCCAGCAAGTACGCCGTGCGCGGGTTCACGGAGGGCCTGCGCCACGAGCTGGCCGGCCGGGTGGGCGTCACCGTGGTCCACCCCGGCGGGGTCCGGACCCGGATCGCCGAGTCGGCCCGCACCCCGGCCGGCGTGCCGGCCGAGCAGGCCGCGGCCGGCCGCGAGAGCTTCGCCGCGCTGCTGAGCTACCCGGCCGAGCGGGCGGCCGCGGACATCCTGGAGGCGGTGGAGCGGCGCCGGGGCCGGCTGCTGGTGGCCCCCAGTGCGGTGCTGCCGGACCTGGCGGCGCGGCTGTTCCCGGGCACGTACTGGCCCGTCCTCCAGCGCGCCCGCCCGCTCCTGCAGCGCCTTTCCCGGCGGCGGCGCCGGGCCTAG
- a CDS encoding general stress protein: MTQPSRIPPTSSGNYRVLRTVPTYAEAQQIVDSLSDAGFPVEHVRVVGTGLRSVEQVTGRMTNGKAALYGMASGAWLGLFVGLLLGLFTVGGWLSVVLWGVALGAVWGLIFGLVGHAATGGRRDFRSVQGLEADAYDVLVDAEHIDDAAARLTGGGPAA; this comes from the coding sequence ATGACCCAGCCCTCACGGATTCCTCCCACCTCCTCCGGCAACTACCGGGTGCTGCGGACCGTGCCCACCTACGCCGAGGCGCAGCAGATCGTCGACTCCCTCTCCGACGCGGGGTTCCCCGTCGAGCACGTGCGCGTGGTCGGCACCGGGCTGCGCTCGGTCGAGCAGGTCACGGGCCGGATGACCAACGGGAAGGCCGCCCTCTACGGCATGGCCTCCGGCGCGTGGCTCGGCCTGTTCGTGGGGCTGCTCCTCGGCCTGTTCACCGTGGGCGGCTGGCTGTCCGTGGTGCTGTGGGGCGTGGCGCTGGGCGCGGTCTGGGGCCTGATCTTCGGCCTCGTGGGCCACGCGGCCACCGGCGGACGCCGTGACTTCCGCAGCGTCCAGGGCCTCGAGGCGGACGCCTACGACGTCCTGGTGGACGCCGAGCACATCGACGACGCCGCGGCGCGGCTGACCGGGGGCGGGCCCGCCGCCTGA